The DNA window tgtatatacatgtgtgtgtatgtgtatatatatatgtgtgtgtgtgtgtgtgtgtgtgtgtgtgtgtgtgtgtgtgtgtgtgtgtgtgtgtgtgtgtgtgtgtgtgtgtgtatatgtgtgtgtgtgtgtgtgtgtgtgtgtgtgtgtgtgtgtgtgtgtgtgtgtgtgtgtgtgtgtgtgtgtgtatgtatacgtAACGTTATCTGTGCAGTGCATATGGCAGCCATGTCGGTTACATATCGTTGTCATAGTCCCCGATCATTCTGCGTGTGTGCGAAGCCAGGAAGATGTCATTGTCTCGTGGACAGTCGTGGTGACAGGAGCACGTCTTGATGAACATCATCTTGCGTCTGAAGGTGTCTCCTTCGGGACAGTGGAACTCCACCtcggtggtgatggtggtgtgggGGGTGCAACAGCGCCCGTCCGTACACACACCACAAAACTTGGGCTTGTagatcctgctgctgctgcagcctgACAGAGAGAAACGAATGCCGCGCGGGGACTTAGGGGTCCGTACACACTTCTTCCCCCTCTGTGGAACGGAGATGAATGGTGGTTAGTTCAGGATGAGAACAACTTGTTACATTGTCTATCAGTTTAAGGGCAGCTTGGCTTTAACCTTTACACCTTGAGTGAACGATAAGGAGCCAAAGACATGCTATGTTCCTGTATTGCACTACGCATGACttatttacactaccgttcaaaagtttggggtcacttagaaatgtccttgtttttgaaagaaaagctatttttttggtccattaaaataacatcaaattgatcagaaatatggtgtagacattgttaatgttgtaaatgactattgtagctggaaatgtctgatttgtatggaatatctacagaggcccattatcagcaaccatcactcctgtgttccaatggcacgttgtgttagctaatgcaagtttatcattttaaaaggctaattgatcattaaaaaccccttttgcaattacgttagcacagctgaaaactgttgtgctgatttaaagaagcaataaaactggccttctttagactagttgagtatctggagcatcagcatttgtgggttcgattacaggctcaaaatggccagaaacaaagaactttcttctgaaactcgtcagtctattcttgttctgagaaatgaaggctattccatgcgagaaattgccaagaaactgaagatctcgtacaacgctgtgtactactccattcacagaacagcacaaacttgctctaaccataatagaaagaggagtgggaggccccggtgcacaactgagcaagaggacaagtacaataGAGTGTCtgttttgagaaacagacgcctctcaagtcctcaactggcagcttcattaaatagtaccctaaaaataccagtctcaacgtcaacagtgaagaggcgactccgggatgctggccttctaggcagagttgtaaagaaaaagacacatctcagactggccaaaaaaaataaaagattaagatgggcaaaagaacacagatagtggacagaggaactctgcctagaaggccagcatccctgagtcgcctcttcactgttgacgttgagactggtatttttagggtactatttaatgaagctgccagttgaggacttgagaggcgtctgtttctcaaactagacactctaatgtacttgtccctTTGCTCAGTTtttcaccggggcctcccactcctctttctattctggttagagccagagAAAAATAACATGTGATGTCATGTTATGTAATTCTATGTCATACTTATGTAATATGCTATgtaatacactatataatacGTTCCTCTATATGTtgttatactatataatacattcctctatatgttgttatactatataatacattccTCTGTATGTtgttatactatataatacattccTCTATATGTTGTTATACTATATAATGGTATTAGTCCATGTACCCACCTTGATGTCCTTCTCTTGCTCCACGTGGCAGGACCGGATCATACAGACACGGGTCTGCCTCTCCAGCTGGCACCGCTCGTTGTCATTGGTGGCGCGGGACGACACGCCCATGCCGCAGGTGGCCGAGCACTCGTCCCATTTGGTGGTCTGGACGATGCAGTTCTCCCTGGGGCTCTCCGCCGGGACCGGCCCGTGGGCTGACTCCTCTCTGTAGACtgacagaggggaagaggagaccAAGGGGTGAATTTCAGATcctgagagaagaggaagggagagggaaaggTGAACAGTGGtgaaaaagagaggaggagagggagagttggTTAGtttgaacgagagagagagaaagcgacagacagacagacagacagacagacagacagacagacagacagacagacagacagacagacagacagacagacagacagacagacagaaaaaggaAGAGTTCCAGTTTGTAGGAGGTTAGACTCACCAGCCATAGCTGACTGATAGGGGTTGTCCTGAGGACTCTGGTCACACACCCACTCCTCACAGCACTTCCCAGGGATCAGGATGCGGTGTGGGTACGGGCAATCTGGAGAGGCCAGCAGCACGCTGTGGGCACAGGTTGGTACGCAGCCAATCTCTCCGTTCATACAAACACACTGGTGCTTGCAGCTGGGCTGAAAGGTCTCTCCACTGCGGTAGATGACCCCTCCCAGGTCACACGTCTGGCCTTCCTGGGCTGAAACACAGAGGTGGAGACGCCATTTTAGATTTCATATTTCAAAGGCTTTACATGATATTGTTCAAACTCATGTAAATACCTATTGGAAATTGCTTAGCCCAGAGATTGCCCACTTTGGATAATGAGAACCAAAGCCGTTGCAAAGTCTAAACTAAATATGTAGCAATCTCTGCAATAGGCTAGCCAAGAAGTGTTCATAGTCTCCATAGAGATCTTAAAGCCATCCTACCCTTTTCTTTAATAGTTGACAGGAGAATTCAACTCACCCATGCAGATGCCGTGCTCAGTGTCACTCAGCATTGCATAATCACAGTAAAGCTCTTTGTGGTGGTCGCATGGCTCCAGGAGGGTACAGGGCTCGCCGGCTTGCCTGGCACACACCTTACAGCAACCACAGCCATCCAGAACCAGACTGGTACCAAACGGGCATGGAGGGGGGTCCGACGGGCAGTCACAGGGATCGGAACAGTCCTGGGCCATTGTCTATAGACAGAAGAAAACGACAGTCAGAAATGCTTTAGAAAATGTATAGGATAAtgttaaacaaaaaataaaaaagtcaGAAAAGCTAAAGAAAAATGTATAGGATAGTGTGGATAAAATGTCTGATATCAGGATTCGTCTCCAGGGAAAATGTTCCGATCCAGTAATGCAATGAGGTAGGTCTGTAccaggggaggacggctcatagtaatggacgggacggagcaaatggaatggcatcaaacacatggaaaccatgtgtttgatgtatttgatagcattccactgattccactccagccattactatgagccgtcctccccaattaaggtgccaccaacctcctgcggTCTGTACTGTGTGTCAAAGAAGCAGAGAATGTTGTAAGAGGCTACTTCGCGGTTTTTTGTAACACCTCACGTGTAATACATCGTACTGCCACTAGATGGAGACACTTGACTCGATGTAGGCAAATCAATTCTAGCAGACTTTTCTATGGAGAGAGTTTTCTATGGAGAGTGACGGAAAATGATATTACATACAGCATTACCTTTGTAcaaatagaaaaaaatatatataaaaagagaCTTGTAAGAATGTAAGAGGAAATCAATATAGACTACTCAAATGCTGTCAAATCTTCACATGTTTTATTCTAAGAACGGATGTTTAAAACATTTGAGTTATAAAGAATTAGCAGAACCTGGATTAACTCAGTCATTAACAATTTTATTAGTGGAAAAAAAAGCTATTTGGCACTTCATTTTAGACCCGATGTCCAACTAGGAGCCTATAACTACTGTTTTTATTCTGCATCTCAGTACTCACATGATGTTCGCTTTAGTAGCAATGAGTAAGACACCCAAGAACATAGCCCATTTGAGTCCAATAATTTAGTAATTTATTAACAGTGACACCCAAATAAAACAACACTACTTTGTCATCACATACGATTGTTTACAGCACTGCTGTAGGCTGCTTTACAGAGCTGCTGTAGTCTACTTTACAGAGCTGCTGTAGGCTACTTTACAGAGCTGCTGTAGGCTGCTTTACAGAGCTGCTGTAGGCTACTTTACAGAGCTGCTGTAGGCTACTTTACAGAGCTGCTGTAGGCTGCTTTACAGAGCTGCTGTAGGCTACTTTACAGAGCTGCTGTAGGCTACTTTACAGAGCTGCTGTAGGCTGCTTTACAGAGCTGCTGTAGGCTACTTTAGAGAGCTGCTGTATGCTACTTTAGAGAGCTGCTGTATGCTACTTTAGAGAGCTGCTGTAGACTGCTTTAGAGAGCTGCTGTAGGCTACTTTAGAGAGCTGCTGTAGGCTACTTTAGAGAGCTGCTGTAGGCTGCTTTAGAGAGCTGCTGTAGGCTGCTTTACAGAACTGCACTGAGACCACACACCCATGTGATGTTTTAGCCGCTAAGTGCACAATGCGTTCCCATAAGTTGTACtttaaatttacattttacataaCTAAATAATACATATCAATGAAGACAACACAAAACATATAACAATAGCCGGGTGAATGAAAGAAAGAATAAGCTATTATTACATCAAATGCAAAGTGGTGACAAAGTTACACAAATGTATATAAATCAAAATCCAGCACTTTATTGATATATTTATTGATATATGATTATATGACATGTAAAAACATACCGAGCTGATGATGAGCAGAAAACTAATTCTGGTGATAATTCCCTCAGACATTGTTGCCTCGTTTATTTCAACAGCGTGCGCGCAATTCAGTCCAAACACGTTTGTTTTCGTTCAGcgtgacagacacacagacgggAGTTTCCTCTCACTCGGGTGGTTAGTTGTTCGTTGACTCGCTCGCTGCAGGGCTCCAGGGGCTAGCTAGACTGAGGCATGGACGAGAGGACCCCTACTTTAAATACTCCGCGAGGCGGGGTGTAGCCCAGGAAACAAGAGTTATGCCACACGACCCAAAGGGGTCAAAATATTCACATTCCAGATGGCTTTCTTTTTCCTAATTCCTGAGAGGAGAGGTGTTTTTACAGACAGGCATCCCCCTCCATCAACCTACTGTCCTGCCAAGTGGGAGTTTTTTTATGTACTAAAGCAGGAACTGACAAGTATGTTTGGGAGTTTAATTTGACATGGACTAAAGGAGAACATTGTTCATGTTGGCCACCATTCAGACCAAAATAGCCTACATCAGGAACATGGGTACAGTGATTATGAAGTTGGAATTAAAATGCATTGGTATTGGGGAAAGATTTATAGTGTTAAGTAATAACCAGGGGTAATAACACGATAAAGATTGCATCCCATGAGGGCTAAAAAGTAAGTGTACTACTTtatgtaggtaatagggtgccatttgggaagcattcAAAGTATGAACGTGGTTCAACATGATATGAACCTTAAATAACACACCGAGGCCAGCCTAATAGTAACTGTCAACAGGTGATTACAGGTGATTACAGGTGACTACAGGTGACTATAGGTGACTACAGGTGATTACAGGTGATTACAGGTGGTTACAGGTGATTACAGGTGGTTACAGGTGACTACAGGTGATTACAGGTGACTACAGGTGATTACAGGTGATTACAGGTGACTACAGGTGATTACAGGTGATTACAGGTGGTGACTATAGGTGACTACAGGTGATTACAGGTGACTACAGGTGATTACAGGTGATTACAGGTGACTACAGGTGACTACAGGTGATTACAGGTGATTGCAGGTGACTATAGGTGACTACAGGTGATTACAGGTGACTACAGGTGATTACAGGTGGTTGCAGGTGACTATAGGTGACTACAGGTGATTACAGGTGATTACAGGTGACTATAGGTGACTACAGGTGATTACAGGTGATTACAGGTGACTACAGGTGATTACAGGTGATTACAGGTGACTACAGGTGACTACAGGTGATTACAGGTGATTGCAGGTGACTATAGGTGACTACAGGTGACTACAGGTGACTACAGGTGACTACAGGTGATTACAGGTGACTATAGGTGACTACAGGTGATTACAGGTGACTACAGGTGACTACAGGTGATTACAGGTGATTACAGGTGGTTGCAGGTGACTACAGGTGATTACAGGTGGTTACAGGTGCTTGCAGGTGGTTACAGGTGGTTACAGGTGATTACAGGTGATACCAGGTGATACAGGTGGTTACAGGTGGTTACAGGTGGTTGCAGGTGATTACAGGTGACTACAGGTGGTTACAGGTGGTTACAGGTGGTTACAGGTGATTACAGGTGGTTACAGGTGGTTACAGGTGACTACAGGTGACTACAGGTGACTACAGGTGGTTACAGGTGATTACAGGTGACTACAGGTGATTACAAGTGATACAGGTGGTTACAGGTGGTTACAGGTGATTACAGGTGGTAGCAGGTGATTACAGGTGACTACAGGTGATTACAGGTGATTACAGGTGACTACAGGTGATTACAGGTGATACAGGTGGTTACAGGTGATTACAGGTGGTTGCAGGTGATTACAGGTGGTTGCAGGTGACTACAGGTGATTACAGGTGATTACAGGTGACTACAGGTGGTTACAGGTGATTACAGGTGGTTGCAGGTGATTACAGGTGGTTGCAGGTGACTATAGGTGACTACAGGTGGTTACAGGTGACTACAGGTGACTACAGGTGATTACAGGTGGTTACAGGTGACTACAGGTGATTACAGGTGACTACAAGTGATTACAGGTGGTTACAGGTGATTACAGGTGGTTGCAGGTGACTATAGGTGACTACAGGGGACTACAGGTGACTACAGGTGATTACAGGTGACTACAGGTGACTACAGGTGGTTACAGGTGATTACAGGTGGTTACAGGTGGTTACAGGTGATATGCTGTACAGGCACACGGTAACAGGTAATGGTCACTCGTTTAGAAGAGGGCATCGCTCACTGTCTGCCAATGTCAGATCTGTACCATAAATCATTGTCATTAGACATCTTGGTCTTTCCCTACACTCTGTGCCCCTCCGTCTTGACCTTTCTTACAGGTAGTTTACAGATAGCTCCGGGGTCACAGAGGTCTTGACCTTTCTTACAGGTAGTTTACAGATAGCTCCGGGGTCACAGAGGTCTTGACCTTTCTTAGAGGTAGTTTACAGATAACGCCGGGTCCACAGAGGTCTTTGGTATGAATAGGAAGTGAGTCTTTAATCAAGGTAACTTGTAGTTTGAATAAGAGCATCAGTTTAAGCGTAAAGGACAAACATGGGACGTTCATTATGCAACAGCTATCGTTTTGAGAGTtcttagcgagagagagagatgatatgaAAGATTACCAGTACAGAGTAATGTTGGTGTTTCTAACCACCAGAGAGGAGATCCGTCATGACACCCTATGTAATTAAACGTGAGCGTATTAAAACCCACATTAGAGGATTAAGAAGGATGACAGGTCCACACATAGTAGTTAAAACAAGAACAGCCTGTTCACTCCACTCCTCACTGGTCAGGTGTTAAATAGGAAACACACATGGCGAAGGAAAAAGTCAATGTtgtgctttttttttttcttccgtcTTGCCCGGCCAGCAGCTATTTCCTGGAGCATgccaacctcatgaagctgtgtgtgtgtacctagaAAGTCAAGAGGTTCTGTTTGCCCAAACGCCACAGCGAGCACAATCACACCAGGGGTCATATTTGAGAACATAATGAACAAGAACAAGCTAACTCGGTTTGTAAtgcttctccccccccccccccccccccggctagAGGAAACGGTGCCTTGGCAACACGagccaggaccaggaccaggctcGGAGATAAAGCATGTTCAAAACAGAACCGTAACTAAGGAGGGCCCTACATGGACTTGTGTCTTGAGACCTTCCCTAGTCTCTAGCTCAGAGCACTGGAGGTTGATGGCTGCAATGTGTGAATATCAGAAAGACTAGCCTCAGTcgagagagacagccagtagagagAGTTAGGACATGTAAATGCTGTTGATACCGCATGGGCAGGACATGGGACAGTTTTAGTAAAGACTAGAGAGAGGTCAAAGAGCTCTAATTCACTGGATACTGCATGGATACTGGGCAGGGCATGGGACAGAGGCCAGCAGCCAATGATTTTGCATAATAGCTCAACCAGTTGCTATTTATGTGAGGAAGCAGTCCCTCTGCCATGCAACAGGCAAGGATAACATCCGAAGCCTGTAACTTATTTAAGAATGATAAACACCCTCAAACCTGGATCATCATAAGGTAAACAGGGAATGATGCCATATCACTAGGGAACACAAGCAACAGCTCAGCTGCTATGGTAACACTGGTACTCTGTGTTTAGACTTCAGTACTAGACTACATCAATAGACtgctgcagtgtgtctgtgtgtggtgtgtgtgtgtggtgtgtgtttgtgtgtggtgtgtgtgtgtgtgtctgtgtgcggtgtgtgtgtgtgtgtgtgtgtggtgtgtgtggtgtgtgtttgtgtgtggtgtgtgtgtgtggtgtgtgtttgtgtgtggtgtgtgtttgtgtgtggtgtgtgtttgtgtgtggtgtgtgtttgtgtgtgtgtctggtgtgtgtgtgggtgtgtgtgtgtgtgtgtgtgtgtgtgtgtgtgtgtgtgtttagcccaTGTTTacgatttatttgtttttgttgcCATTCATTGACCGCATCATAAACTTCCACACACTGTAATTCACGGCACGTATTTTTGTAGTATCACACATGGCCACCAGGAGGCCAGCACCACGCTGCTCACAGTCTCTCTCCAGACAGATGTGCTGCCTCCCAAAACATACAAACGTTCTGGTTTAGCACCAGTGCTGTTGCTGCCCTCGGTCTGGGATTTCAGAGACTACAATGCTCATAtcacagagcgagagggagaagaccacagcttgtgtgtgtgtgtaagtggggAATTTAACCATAAATAAACATTCCTACTGTATCTGATCTACGTTTTAAAACAAATGCATACGCGAGGTGAGGTCCTGGGGACTAAACTGAGACAGGACAGGGTCTGGAAATAAACAGGCCAGGTATATAAACCAATTTTAACCCATTACAATGTGTCGTTCATGCTTTTTTTTCTTTGCGCATGTGATCATTGCCCACATTTATATCCCGGTATGTATGTTTCCACTCTGTGGTACTCTGACGTTGGTTCTTGCTACCCAGGATGGAACCCCAGTGGGTGTAGTTTTGATTGAGATGACATctgccctgacctcagtccctgTAAGGTCATCCAACTTGGCTTCAAAATAAACCCCTCTTTGACTCATAGACTTATTAATGGCAGGATCTAGGGGAGTTAATTGCTTCCTGTGTTAATAATGAACGGTGTCCtatggtctctggtcaaaagtagtgcactatgtaggaaaaaGGGTGTCTTTTGGTATGAGGTGTTTGACTGGCTttgctctcctctctgcctgaTGCTTCTGTCTGTACCACTGCACTCTGGTGACTCACACCATCCAACAGTCAACGCCTTGAACGCACCGACCGAGACCAAACACCCCGGGTCCCTGCTGGAACTAAGGCCGTgtgacaaatggcaccctattccctatttagtcccTGACTTTTCtttatgggccctgatcaaaaggagtgcacaaaaaaaaaagggaatagggtaccatttgggacgtataCCAGGTCTACCGTTCAGCCTCTGCTCTCAGTCTCCACGACCTTTGTGACACATCGTAAGTCTTCATCACGTTCGCTGCCGAAAGCTTTCAAAAGAAACCCCGACTTACTGACGCTAACACAGCAGTCCCAGTCAGAGAAAAACATTCTTCCCCTCATTACTTACAGCGATGTGAGACATCAACATCCTCCAAGATTCATCTGTGTCGGGTtgactccctccctctagtctcaTATCTCAGGCAGGCCGAAAAGTGTGAGGGCCAACAGGGATTATCATCAGGGAGCTTCCTGGACCTCCTGTGGAGGAGTAGAGAGCAGAGTTCAtggctgtcccaaatggcaccgtattctctatatagtgcactacttttttttaccagggcccataggtaataggggaatagggtagtgcactttgtagggcATAGGGTACAATTTAGGCCGCACAGCTAGTTCATGACCTCACACAGTCAACCTCCCTCTCATCTCAGCTGACTGGCAGTTCCTCCATGCCAGATAACCTCACCTGTTAGTGAAGCTGAGCAGGGTTATTAGAGAAGGATTATCCAGAGAggcaggatggagggaggaacaCTCCCCAGCAAGAGCCCAGCCGTGATCGGAGCCTGCCGGACAATCTGATTACGTCGGGGTAACTTTCCTGCTGAGATGAACAGAAAGTGGAACGTGGGCCTCATCTGGTTCTGTGGGTTTCCTTCACGACGTACACGGTCCACTGCCTGTCGTCTGGGAACGAGATGACGCCTGTGATATTCCTTCTGACAGGGAAGTGAACTTTGGCCCACGATTCTTACCGTATCGTGCGGAACCCAGTGTGTATACTGTCGACAATGTCAGCATCCCagagccctggtcagaagtagtccactataaagggaatagggtacaccaTATGTTTGATGCATATTGTATATCCTGGACTTTGAGACAGAGGGCTCCACACAATCAGAACTAGTGAAAGGCAAAACAATATTCTTCCTAACTTGTGAAAAGCGTGTTTGGATCCAGTTCCATTTCCTTCTGTTTCATAGAGAAAATAGTGTTTTATTAATTCAGTCAATtctaaatgtacagtacattctcACAAGTCTTACCCCGGAAATCTCTGGATCACAATGTGATTAAACAATGACTTTGCAGTTCTTGTTATCTTGCATGGACTGATACTTCATGAAGAATAAGGAATCGGAATAAAGGGTGAAAAGCAGTGGTAGTTTTTTAATCTACTAAAGACTACGGActcctacccacccaccctgccagtctcttactgctacccacccaccctgccagtctcttactgctacccacccaccctgccagtctcttactgctacccacccaccctgccagtctcttactgctgcccacccaccctgccagtctctgactgctacccacccaccctgccagtctcttactgctacccACCCACCCCTGCCAGTCCTCTGactgctacccacccaccctgccagtctctgactgctacccacccaccctgccagtctctgactgctacccacccaccctgccagtctcttactgctacccacccaccctgccagtctcttactgctacccaccccaccctgccagtctcttacAGCTACCCAccaccctgccagtctcttactgctacccacccaccctgccagtctcttactgctacccacccaccctgccagtctcttactgctacccacccacctgccagtctcttactgctacccACCCACCCCGCCAGTCTCTGactgctacccacccaccctgccagtctcttactgctacccacccacccaccctgccagtctcttactgctacccaccccaccctgccagtctcttactgctacccacccaccctgccagtctctgactgctacccacccaccctgccagtctctgactgctacccacccacccctgccagtctcttactgctacccacccaccctgccagtctcttactgctacccacccaccctgccagtctctgactgctacccacccaccctgccagtctcttactgctacccacccacccaccctgccagtctcttactgctacccagccaccctgccagtctctgactgctacccacccaccctgccagtctcttactgctacccacccaccctgccagtctcttactgctacccacccaccctgccagtctcttactgctacccagccaccctgccagtctctgactgctacccacccaccctgccagtctcttactgctacccaccaaccctgccagtctctgactgctacccacccaccctgccagtctctgACTGCTAccccacccaccctgccagtctcttactgctacccacccaccctgccagtctcttactgctacccacccaccctgccagtctcttactgctacccacccaccctgccagtctcttactgctacccacccaccctgccagtctcttactcctacccacccaccctgccagtctcctactgctacccacccaccctgccagtctccgactgctacccacccaccctgccagtctccgactgctacccacccaccctgccagtctcttactgctacccacccaccctgccagtctcttacttctacccacccaccctgccagtctcttactgctacccacccaccctgccagtctcttactgctacccacccaccctgccagtctctgactgctacccacccacccaccctgccagtctcttactgctacccatccaccctgccagtctcttactgctacccacccaccctgccagtctcttactgctacccacccaccctgccagtctcttctgctacccacccaccctgccagtctctgactgctacccacccaccctgccagtctctgactgctacccacccaccctgccagtctctgactgctacccacccaccctgccagtctcttactgctacccacccaccctgccagtctcttactgctacccacccaccctgccagtctcttactgctgcccacccaccctgccagtctcttactgctacccacccaccctgccagtctcttactgctacccCCACCCTCCAGTCTCTTACTGCACCACCCCCTGCCAGTCTCTTACTGCaacccacccaccctgccagtctcttactgctactcacccaccctgccagtctctgactcctacccacccaccctgccagtctcttactgctacccacccaccctgccagtctcttactgctacccacccaccctgccagtctcttactgctacccacccaccctgccagtctcttactgctacccatccaccctgccagtctcttactgctacccacccaccctgccagtctcttactgctacccacccaccctgccagtctctgactgctacccacccaccctgccagtctcttactgctacccacccaccctgccagtctctgactgctacccacccaccctgccagtctcttactgctacccacccaccctgccagtctcttactgctacccacccaccctgccagtctcttactgctacccacccaccctgccagtctcttactgctacccacccaccctgccagtctctgactgctacccacccaccctgccagtctctgACTGCTAccccacccaccctgccagtctcttactgctacccacccaccctgcca is part of the Salmo trutta chromosome 34, fSalTru1.1, whole genome shotgun sequence genome and encodes:
- the LOC115174110 gene encoding CCN family member 2-like isoform X2, yielding MSEGIITRISFLLIISSTMAQDCSDPCDCPSDPPPCPFGTSLVLDGCGCCKVCARQAGEPCTLLEPCDHHKELYCDYAMLSDTEHGICMAQEGQTCDLGGVIYRSGETFQPSCKHQCVCMNGEIGCVPTCAHSVLLASPDCPYPHRILIPGKCCEEWVCDQSPQDNPYQSAMAVYREESAHGPVPAESPRENCIVQTTKWDECSATCGMGVSSRATNDNERCQLERQTRVCMIRSCHVEQEKDIKRGKKCVRTPKSPRGIRFSLSGCSSSRIYKPKFCGVCTDGRCCTPHTTITTEVEFHCPEGDTFRRKMMFIKTCSCHHDCPRDNDIFLASHTRRMIGDYDNDM
- the LOC115174110 gene encoding CCN family member 2-like isoform X1, with protein sequence MSEGIITRISFLLIISSTMAQDCSDPCDCPSDPPPCPFGTSLVLDGCGCCKVCARQAGEPCTLLEPCDHHKELYCDYAMLSDTEHGICMAQEGQTCDLGGVIYRSGETFQPSCKHQCVCMNGEIGCVPTCAHSVLLASPDCPYPHRILIPGKCCEEWVCDQSPQDNPYQSAMAGSEIHPLVSSSPLSVYREESAHGPVPAESPRENCIVQTTKWDECSATCGMGVSSRATNDNERCQLERQTRVCMIRSCHVEQEKDIKRGKKCVRTPKSPRGIRFSLSGCSSSRIYKPKFCGVCTDGRCCTPHTTITTEVEFHCPEGDTFRRKMMFIKTCSCHHDCPRDNDIFLASHTRRMIGDYDNDM